A DNA window from Hordeum vulgare subsp. vulgare chromosome 1H, MorexV3_pseudomolecules_assembly, whole genome shotgun sequence contains the following coding sequences:
- the LOC123418963 gene encoding MACPF domain-containing protein NSL1-like, which yields MMMMDLGAARATPPSAQEAAEAAVRAVGCGYDLADDLRLFRAKDRLLDLGGGGGERDMCLPGGAVVTGVPAGVSADKGERARFRSDVLSFAQMAEHVNQSLSLTGKIPSGPFNAMFDYRGCWHRDAAATRSLCFDARLVELYAVEAPRGARLALLAHVARDVPTSWDPPALAAFIDRHGTHVVVGVRMGGKDVVCVKQLKGSALAPSDVQARLKKLADATFSQSQDRRQSSSGSKSRGSSSRRPLGPGSAAWRAFRSPVIHNKDDVVGIHVRRGGVDDGQGHDEWLTTVAGSPDVISMAFVPITSLLTGVPGRGFLNHAVNLYLRYKPPIEELEQFLEFQVPRQWAPEFGELPLALGPQRKKKKDSLPSLQFTLMGPKLRVNTAKVDSGGRPVTGIRLFLEGKKNSRLGVHLQHLSATPRAVPVVVGEAVTATGGDAVNERAYFEPVRSSLLTHACTAPVQHNGARIDDCAAVVTAAWLEVREACLKKVLFLRLGFSGVARTKIRRSEWDGPLATTRKSGSLSAMLSAALSGTAAIPPQAEPMEGKVEVNSAVFPKGPPVPLPVQKMAKYIDTTEVTRGPDDLPGYWVVTGAKLCVEGGKVALKAKYSLLISAPEDDDV from the exons atgatgatgatggacTTGGGCGCCGCGCGCGCGACGCCGCCGTCGGCGCAGGAGGCGGCCGAGGCCGCCGTGCGCGCGGTCGGCTGCGGCTACGACCTCGCCGACGACCTCCGCCTCTTCCGCGCCAAGGACCGCCTGCTCgacctcggcggcggcggcggcgagcgggACATGTGCCTACCGGGCGGGGCCGTGGTGACCGGCGTGCCCGCGGGGGTCAGCGCCGACAAGGGCGAACGCGCGCGGTTCCGCTCCGACGTGCTCTCCTTCGCGCAGATGGCGGAGCACGTCAACCAGTCGCTGTCGCTCACGGGCAAGATACCGTCCGGCCCCTTCAACGCCATGTTCgactaccgcggctgctggcaccgggACGCCGCCGCCACGCGCAGCCTCTGCTTCGACGCCCGCCTCGTCGAGCTCTACGCCGTCGAGGCCCCCCGCGGCGCGCGCCTCGCCCTCCTCGCCCACGTCGCCCGCGACGTCCCGACCTCCTGGGACCCACCCGCGCTCGCCGCCTTCATCGACAGGCACGGCACCCACGTCGTCGTCGGCGTCAGGATGGGGGGCAAGGACGTCGTCTGCGTCAAGCAGCTCAAGGGCTCCGCCCTCGCGCCCAGCGACGTGCAGGCCCGCCTCAAGAAGCTcgccgacgccaccttctcccagTCCCAGGACCGACGACAGAGCTCTTCCGGCTCCAAGAGCCGCGGATCGTCGTCGCGGAGACCCCTCGGCCCCGGTTCCGCTGCCTGGCGCGCGTTCAGGTCGCCGGTCATCCACAACAAGGACGATGTCGTCGGCATCCACGTAAGGCGAGGCGGCGTCGACGACGGGCAGGGCCACGACGAGTGGCTCACCACCGTCGCCGGCTCGCCGGACGTCATATCCATGGCCTTCGTGCCCATCACCTCCCTGCTCACCGGCGTCCCCGGCCGCGGCTTCCTCAACCACGCCGTCAATCTCTACCTCAGAT ACAAGCCGCCGATAGAGGAGCTGGAGCAGTTCCTGGAGTTCCAGGTGCCGCGGCAGTGGGCGCCGGAGTTCGGCGAGCTCCCACTGGCTCTCGGCccgcagaggaagaagaagaaggacagccTGCCGTCGCTCCAGTTCACGCTCATGGGGCCCAAGCTCCGGGTCAACACGGCCAAGGTGGACTCCGGGGGGCGGCCGGTGACGGGCATCCGACTGTTCCTGGAGGGCAAGAAGAACAGCCGGCTGGGCGTGCACCTGCAGCACCTGTCGGCGACGCCGCGCGCTGTCCCCGTCGTCGTCGGCGAGGCGGTCACCGCCACCGGCGGGGACGCCGTGAACGAGCGCGCCTACTTCGAGCCCGTGAGGTCGTCGCTGCTGACGCACGCGTGCACGGCGCCGGTGCAGCACAACGGGGCGCGCATCGACGACTGCGCGGCCGTGGTGACCGCGGCCTGGCTGGAGGTGCGCGAGGCGTGCCTGAAGAAGGTGCTCTTCCTGCGGCTGGGCTTCTCCGGCGTGGCGCGGACCAAGATACGGCGGTCAGAGTGGGACGGCCCGCTCGCCACGACCCGCAAGTCAGGCTCGCTGTCGGCGATGCTCAGCGCGGCACTGTCCGGCACCGCCGCTATACCACCGCAGGCGGAGCCGATGGAGGGGAAGGTGGAGGTGAACTCCGCCGTGTTCCCCAAGGGCCCGCCGGTGCCACTGCCCGTGCAGAAGATGGCGAAGTACATCGACACTACGGAGGTGACAAGGGGCCCTGACGACCTGCCGGGGTACTGGGTGGTCACCGGCGCCAAGCTCTGCGTGGAAGGCGGCAAGGTGGCGCTCAAGGCCAAGTACTCGCTGCTCATCTCGGCGCCAGAGGACGACGATGTTTGA